Within Streptomyces roseirectus, the genomic segment GGACCGAGGCGGCCACGATCATGGCCGAGTACCTGCGGCTGCGCGAACGGCTGCGGCCGTACGTCCTCGACGTCATGCGCGAGGCCCACGAGGAGGGGCTGCCGCCGATGCGCCCGCTGTTCCTGGAGTTCCCCGAGGACCGGGCGAGTTGGGGCGTCGACGACACGTACCTCTTCGGCCGCGACCTGCTCGTCGCGCCGGTCCTGACGGCCGGGGCGACGACCCGCACGGTGTACCTCCCGGCGGGGGCGCGGTGGACGGACGCGTGGACGGGCGCCGCGTACGAGGGGGGTGCGACGGTGACCGTCGACGCGCCGCTGGAGCGGATCCCGCTGTTCCTGCGGGACGGGGCGCGGTTGCCGATCGCGCGGTAGAAGGCGCGTGACGTGAGAAGCCGGCCCTCGTCCTCGCGGACGGGGGCCGGCTCGTTCTCCGGGTCGGTCAGCTCTCGCAGACCGACGGCAGCGCCCGGACCAGGGCCTTCGTGTGGAGGCGGTCCAGGTGGCGCTCGTGGCGGACCTGGGCGGCGGAGACAGCCAGCTCGGGGTAGCAGAGGAAGGACGCGCGGTCGTCGGCGGTCGCGGCGAGCGCCTTGACCAGCTCGGTGTTGATCCGGTTGATCTCGACGCGGACGACGCTGAGGTCGGGGCGCGTGGTGGGCGCCTCGTCCGGGTGGTCGGTCCAGCGCTGGAAGAGGGCGCGCTGGACCAGCTTGTTGGCCTCGATCTGGTCGCGGAAGACCGCGCGGACGGCGTCGGGGTCGGCGCCGAGCTGCTGAGCCTGCGCGGCGACCGTGTCGAGGACCTGCTGCTCGCGGGCCGGGTCGTCGATGGGGCTGCTGGTGCCGAACTTGGCGGCCGCGACCAGGTCGGCGGTGGCCAGGCGCTGGGCGGCGAGGTCGGCGATGGTGTGGAGGGTGGGGGCGTCGGCCGTCGCGGTGTCCGCGGTGGCCGTGCGGGAGGCCGCCTGGGTCGCCGGAGCCGCGACCGCGGTGCCGGTCGCCCCGAGGGCGACGGCCGCGGCCACGGCCAGCGTGGTCAGGGCGCGGCGTGTGGGGGTGGTGTTGTGCATACCCTCATCAAACCCTGCCCCGGCCATGGTTTGGTCAACTACTGCTGACGGTCAGGTTGTTTGTCGTAAAGTTCAGACCACCGGACGAGCTGGTGATCTCGTACCCGAACTGCACGTCACCGATGGTGACGTTGCCGAACCAGCCCTTGGTGTCCTTGATCCACTTCAGGATCGGCAGGATCTGGACGGTGCCGGAGGTCGAGTTCGAGGTCCGGATGAACGAGAAGACCTGGTTCGCGCCGTTGGTCCCCTTGTAGACGGACCAGGAGTGCCCGCCCAGCGTCACGTTGCCCTGGGCGGTGCCCAGCGGCCCGACCGCCCCGGTCTTGTTGACCCAGAGCATGATCTCGTACGCGTGGTTGGTGTCCCAGATGTCGTACGACGTGTTGTACGCGCCGGACGACGGGACCGAGACGTTGTAGCTGCTGTTCAGCGAGCCCAGCGAGGTGATCGTCTTGTTGATCGCCTTCGTGGAGTTCGGGTACGACTTGATGCCGCCGGTGTTGGGGTGGTTGGCGTTCACGCCCCAGTTGGTGCCGGAGTTGGCCCAGAAGCACTGGCTGCCTGCGCCCGAGCCCCAGATGTTGTTGTAGAGCGTGTAGCCGTTGAGGTTGGTGTTGCCCCACTGGTCGCAGGTGCTCCAGACGGCCGCCGAGGCGGGGGCGGAGGCGACGCCGACGGTGACGCCGAGCGCCAGTGCGGGGGCGATCAGGACCTTGACGGCCCGGGTGAGTGTGCGGGATGCCATGGTGTCCCTTTCCATGGGTGGGGGGAAATACCGTGTTTTCCGGGGGAGTTACCACGTCCCCAGGGTGAGGACGTGGTCTTCTCCGGCGACGAGGGCAAGCTCTCGTACGCCGGTGGAAGTCCGCAGCTCCACACGGAGCGTGCGTGTCGGCCGGACGACGGCCCTGGCGCCGTCCGTGTCCCAGTCGAGGTCGATCTCCGCGCCGAACCTCGTCCGCACGCCCCGGAGTCGGCCCTCGGCGAGCGCCGGCGCGGGTGCGGGGAGGAGGACGAGGCGGGTGGGGGTCGACTGGATCAGCGCCTCGATGAGGACGGTCGGCAGGGTGTGCGCGGCGTCCGCGTTGTAGACGTGGCGGTGGGGGTAGTGGGCGCTCATCAGGGAGGCGTGGAAGAAGTCGCCGTCCAGGACGGCCGCGAGGGCGTTCCCGACGCGGGCACCGTCCCTCAACCGGGCGGCGATCAGGGCGTGGTGGAGGTGGCCGTGCGCCGAGTCGTTCTCGGCGCCGCGCAGTTCGAGGGCCCGGTGGGCGGCCTCGGCGAGGTCGGGGGTGTCGTAGGGGGTGATCTCGTCCAGGGGCCAGACGCCGTAGAGGTGGCTCAAGTGGCGGTGGTCGTAGGTGTCTTCGAGCCCCGGCCAGGCCCATTCGGCGAGCGCGCCGTCCGCGTTGACCCGGTGGGGCGGGAGGCGGTGGGCGAGGGCTCTCCAGCGGGCGGCGCGGGCAGGGTCTTCGGAGTGGTGGTCGGCTGCTGCGAGGAGGGCGTGGCGGGCGGCCGAGAGGTCCATGGCCGCGTTGAGCGCGCCCCAACTGCCGTTCGCGGGGCGGTTCTCGGGGGAGTACGAGGGGACGACGACCAGTTGGCCCCGGTCGTCGGTGCGGGTCAGGAAGTCCTCGTAGAACTCGGCGAGTTCGGCCAGTGCCGAGGCAGTGCGGGGGTCTCGGGTGCCGGTCGTCTCGTCGTGGTCGACGAGGGGCTTGAGGAGCCAGTCCGCGCCGGCCGTCCAGAGGTGGAGGGGGTAGGCGCGGTTGAAGTGGAAGGAGTGGCCGGAGGTGCCGTCGGTGTGGGCGGGGGCGACGATGCCCCGGGTGCCGAAGACGGCTCGGGCGTTGGCGCGCCAGTCGTCGAGCTGACCCTCGATCAGGTTGCGCAGGGCCGCGGTCACTTCGGGGAGGGCGGCGCTCGCGGCGGACGACGTCTGGAGGTTGAGGTTGGCGTCGAGGGTGAACGCGCCGGACCAGGCGGTGTCCCAGTCGCCGGTCCACAGGCCGGTGAGGCGGGGCGGGAGGGCGCCGGAGGAGGAGAGGAGGTGGTAACGGCCGGCGGCGAAGAGGCGTTCCAGGAGGGCGGGTTCGGCCGGGGATTTCAACAACTCCGAGCCGGGGAGGGCGCGTTGGCTGGGGTCGGCGTGCAGGTCGAGGGCGACGCGGTGATAGGCGTCGCGGTGTAGGGGGAGGTGGCGGGCGAGGAGGGCGGTGTAGTCGGCCGCCTCGGGGAGTGCGGGGTCGGTGGCGTGCCGGTGGACCCGGGTGAGGAGCAGGGCCGCTTCGGCGCCCTCGACACGGACTCCCGTCGTGGTGAGGGAGATGGTGCCGCCGGTGACGAGGAGTCGGGTGCGGCCGGTGTACGTCTCGGTGCTGCCGGGGTAGCGGGCGCGGAGGGTGAGGAGGGCGCCGTCGGGGGTGAGGGCGGTGGTGTGGG encodes:
- a CDS encoding chorismate mutase — protein: MHNTTPTRRALTTLAVAAAVALGATGTAVAAPATQAASRTATADTATADAPTLHTIADLAAQRLATADLVAAAKFGTSSPIDDPAREQQVLDTVAAQAQQLGADPDAVRAVFRDQIEANKLVQRALFQRWTDHPDEAPTTRPDLSVVRVEINRINTELVKALAATADDRASFLCYPELAVSAAQVRHERHLDRLHTKALVRALPSVCES
- a CDS encoding glycoside hydrolase family 12 protein, giving the protein MASRTLTRAVKVLIAPALALGVTVGVASAPASAAVWSTCDQWGNTNLNGYTLYNNIWGSGAGSQCFWANSGTNWGVNANHPNTGGIKSYPNSTKAINKTITSLGSLNSSYNVSVPSSGAYNTSYDIWDTNHAYEIMLWVNKTGAVGPLGTAQGNVTLGGHSWSVYKGTNGANQVFSFIRTSNSTSGTVQILPILKWIKDTKGWFGNVTIGDVQFGYEITSSSGGLNFTTNNLTVSSS
- a CDS encoding glycosyl hydrolase family 95 catalytic domain-containing protein, with protein sequence MSHHDPAHGTWEPAPADRWEDGYLSGNGHHGALVLGDPRDDRVIVTHHTLVRPNGSEHARAPELAGQLAGVQDRLLAGDLTAAEDFTDHRPLRWVQPFHPAFQTRVRRDAPAPTHGYRRTVDFTTGETTATDADWTSRAFVSRADDVIVQQITAPALTFDLTLDHRLPGAPDDLTVSHTTALTPDGALLTLRARYPGSTETYTGRTRLLVTGGTISLTTTGVRVEGAEAALLLTRVHRHATDPALPEAADYTALLARHLPLHRDAYHRVALDLHADPSQRALPGSELLKSPAEPALLERLFAAGRYHLLSSSGALPPRLTGLWTGDWDTAWSGAFTLDANLNLQTSSAASAALPEVTAALRNLIEGQLDDWRANARAVFGTRGIVAPAHTDGTSGHSFHFNRAYPLHLWTAGADWLLKPLVDHDETTGTRDPRTASALAELAEFYEDFLTRTDDRGQLVVVPSYSPENRPANGSWGALNAAMDLSAARHALLAAADHHSEDPARAARWRALAHRLPPHRVNADGALAEWAWPGLEDTYDHRHLSHLYGVWPLDEITPYDTPDLAEAAHRALELRGAENDSAHGHLHHALIAARLRDGARVGNALAAVLDGDFFHASLMSAHYPHRHVYNADAAHTLPTVLIEALIQSTPTRLVLLPAPAPALAEGRLRGVRTRFGAEIDLDWDTDGARAVVRPTRTLRVELRTSTGVRELALVAGEDHVLTLGTW